The DNA sequence ATAACAATATTAATATATTTTATAATAATAGTTGGCAAATGCTAAACATGCTAACTGCATTCAAAAAATAATGTCATCTGCCACAAAAGAAAACAAAAAATAAATATATGGATTATCCATCATCTATATATGCCGGGGAGATTAAACATGAATATTCTTGTTACATTGAATTCTAACTACATAAAACCGCTTATGGTAATGCTCAAATCATTATTCCTAAACAATGCAGGTGAAACATTCAATATTTACCTTATGCACTCGAGCTTAAAAGGAAGAGAACTTTTGTGTATAGATAAGTTCATATCACAAAACGGACACCATTTATTTGTAATCAAAATGCACAACGAAGACTTCAATAAAGCACCTGTAACATCTTATTATACAAAAGAAATATATTACAGGCTGCTTGCTTTTAAATTTTTGCCGTCAAATTTACATAGGATATTATATCTCGATCCGGATATACTTGTCATAAACCCTATAAGGAAACTATATGATACAGATATTTCCGGCTATCTCTACGCCGCAGCATTCCACAACAGAATGTCGACCAAGGAAGTCAACAAGCTCAGGCTCTTTCCTTATAATATCGAAGAATACTTTAACTCAGGCGTGCTCCTGATGAATCTCGATCTACAAAGGCAGAAAATAGATGAGAAGGAAATATATGGTTTTGTATCCAGCAACAAAAACAGGCTCATACTTCCAGACCAGGATATCATTAATGCCCTTTACTCAAAGCAAATTAAAAAGATAGATGAAGTACTATTCAATTATGATGCAAGATATTATATATATTATAAAATAGCAAGCAAAGGTGTCGTAAATATGGACTATATAATTTATAACACCTCAATAATCCATTTCTGCGGTAAGAAAAAACCCTGGAACAAGAACTATAATGGAAAGTTTCATTCCCTTTATAAGCATTACGAAAAGTTAGCGATGGCCGGCAACGGGCAACGGGGACGGTTAAGCAAATCAACAAGCACTGATGGCAACTAAGTTGGATGTTGGGTGTTGGGGACGGTTAAGCAAAAGTTATAAAAAAATAAACAGCAATAATTTGGTTTGGAGAAAAAAATGGGAAATAAACGGTTAACCATAATGCATTGATGTATCAAAGTTGAACTTTTTATATAGATATACGGTTGTGTCAAGTATTCTGTGTAAACTCCAAAATTTAATTTACGAAATCGGTGATTCTATTTCCAAAAATGACAGATAATTGGTTAAGAACCTTTGCCCAATTAGCTATAGGTTTTGTCCATTTTTTCAAGACATCATTTGTCCGCAGGAAAAGAGCCTTCATAACGGACGCGTCATTCGGGAAGGCAGCTTTACCGTTGGTGACCTTACGCAGTGCGGAGTTAAGTCCCTCAATGGTATTCGTAGTATACATCATTCGTCGGATTTCTGCTGGATAGTCAAACATCTGTTCAACATGTGAAAAATTACTCTCCCACACTTTTACAGCGGCGGGGTAATCTTTTTCCCATTTCTCCTTAAAGCTTTGGAAATACTGTTTGGCCTCAGACAGACTGACGGCCTTGTAGAAAAGCCCTGCATCATGCGTAAACTCTTTGTAATGCTTGCTTGGTATATATTTCAAACTGTTGCGCATAAGGTGGACTATGCACCGCTGGACAATGGTATCTGGAAAAATTGATTTAATGCCTTCTTCAAGTCCCGTAAGCCCGTCCAGACTTAAAAACAGGATATCCTGCACGCCGCGCTGTCTAATCTCTTCAAAAATATTCATCCAGAAATGCGCGCCCTCTTCGTCTTTAATCCAATATCCCAGTACATCCTTGTATCCATCGGCATCAATACCAACAATGGCGTATACAGCCTTCTTCCGCGCCTTCCCGTCCTCTTTAACGTTCACATACAGTGCATCCACATAGACAAATGTATACAGCTTTTTTAGCTCCCGATTTTGCCATTCATCAATGCGCGGTTGAATATGGTCAATAATTCTCGATATGGTTTCGGGGCTCAAATCA is a window from the Clostridiales bacterium genome containing:
- a CDS encoding glycosyltransferase family 8 protein, with translation MNILVTLNSNYIKPLMVMLKSLFLNNAGETFNIYLMHSSLKGRELLCIDKFISQNGHHLFVIKMHNEDFNKAPVTSYYTKEIYYRLLAFKFLPSNLHRILYLDPDILVINPIRKLYDTDISGYLYAAAFHNRMSTKEVNKLRLFPYNIEEYFNSGVLLMNLDLQRQKIDEKEIYGFVSSNKNRLILPDQDIINALYSKQIKKIDEVLFNYDARYYIYYKIASKGVVNMDYIIYNTSIIHFCGKKKPWNKNYNGKFHSLYKHYEKLAMAGNGQRGRLSKSTSTDGN
- a CDS encoding IS256 family transposase is translated as MAKLHEKYYKHRDLIKELLSDYEINNAEDLSNALKDVFAGTIQDMLEAELDEHLGYDKNDQGEKDTTDRRNGKQSKKIISHFGENEIAVPRDRDGSFEPKIVVKGQKDVTGIEGKVMSMYGKGLSTRDMQDIIQDIYGVDLSPETISRIIDHIQPRIDEWQNRELKKLYTFVYVDALYVNVKEDGKARKKAVYAIVGIDADGYKDVLGYWIKDEEGAHFWMNIFEEIRQRGVQDILFLSLDGLTGLEEGIKSIFPDTIVQRCIVHLMRNSLKYIPSKHYKEFTHDAGLFYKAVSLSEAKQYFQSFKEKWEKDYPAAVKVWESNFSHVEQMFDYPAEIRRMMYTTNTIEGLNSALRKVTNGKAAFPNDASVMKALFLRTNDVLKKWTKPIANWAKVLNQLSVIFGNRITDFVN